In Candidatus Lernaella stagnicola, a single genomic region encodes these proteins:
- a CDS encoding response regulator produces MPAILIIDDDPQMAEVLLQYLDLAGYDDVVTATDAKEAVHWCETRKFDLIVTDILMPDMDGMEVILKLRVDQKVDTPIIAISGGGKFNRAAEVLNWAKHLGISCTLSKPIDRREFITKVTELLGDKRTS; encoded by the coding sequence ATGCCGGCCATCCTCATCATTGACGACGACCCGCAAATGGCCGAAGTCCTGCTCCAATACCTCGACCTCGCGGGCTACGATGATGTCGTGACCGCCACCGACGCCAAGGAAGCTGTGCATTGGTGTGAGACCAGGAAGTTCGACTTGATCGTGACCGACATTCTCATGCCCGATATGGACGGGATGGAAGTGATCCTCAAGCTGCGCGTCGATCAAAAAGTCGATACACCGATCATAGCCATTTCCGGCGGCGGCAAATTCAACCGCGCGGCGGAGGTGTTGAACTGGGCGAAGCACCTCGGCATAAGCTGCACGCTTAGCAAGCCGATCGACCGACGTGAATTCATCACAAAAGTGACGGAATTGCTTGGCGATAAAAGAACGTCATAA
- a CDS encoding amidase, protein MENLCKLSGTELARLIREGEATSVEIVEAHIRQIQKVNPTLNAVVADRFEQARQEAQAADAKLSEAKKKDDLPPFLGVPCSIKECFAFAGMPNTAGIVARRGIVPDQDATAVARIRAAGAIPLGVTNTSEGCMWMESSNYVYGRTNNPYNPAHIVGGSSGGEGAIIAAGGSPFGLGSDIGGSIRMPAFFNGVFGHKASGGLVPNTGQYPIAAGPALRYLTTGPLARRAEDIWPLLQLLKGPDGLDEGCQEIALGDPAQVDFSRLKVLVVKGNGVVRVAADMLEAQARAAEALAKRGATVSEGTFTAFKKSRDIWTALLNESGSEPFKETIGRDGPISAGREFFKWVVRASNHTLPAIVLAALENLPAMMPARYRRFAEMGRELKQEMNQRLGEDGLLLYPSYPTAAPRHHKPIFPPFNWVYTAILNVLEIPVTQTPLGLNAAGLPLGVQVGAAHGNDHLTVAAALALQEDLGGWVPPRQW, encoded by the coding sequence ATGGAAAACCTGTGCAAGCTTTCCGGTACGGAACTGGCGCGGCTGATCCGCGAGGGCGAAGCGACATCCGTGGAGATCGTCGAGGCCCACATTCGGCAAATCCAGAAGGTCAACCCAACGCTTAACGCGGTCGTGGCGGATCGCTTTGAGCAGGCGCGGCAGGAGGCGCAAGCGGCCGACGCCAAGCTGAGCGAAGCCAAAAAGAAGGACGACCTGCCGCCCTTTCTCGGCGTACCGTGCAGCATCAAGGAGTGCTTTGCGTTCGCGGGTATGCCCAACACGGCGGGCATCGTGGCGCGGCGCGGCATCGTGCCCGACCAGGACGCGACGGCCGTGGCCCGCATCCGCGCGGCGGGAGCGATACCGCTGGGCGTGACCAACACGTCGGAAGGCTGCATGTGGATGGAGTCGAGCAACTACGTGTACGGCCGCACGAACAACCCGTACAACCCGGCGCACATCGTGGGAGGCAGTTCCGGCGGGGAGGGGGCGATCATCGCGGCGGGCGGTTCGCCCTTCGGTTTGGGTTCGGACATCGGCGGATCGATTCGCATGCCGGCGTTTTTCAACGGCGTGTTCGGCCACAAAGCGTCCGGCGGCCTGGTGCCGAATACGGGCCAGTATCCCATCGCCGCCGGGCCCGCGTTGCGCTATTTGACGACCGGGCCGTTGGCTCGGCGCGCCGAGGATATCTGGCCGCTGCTGCAGTTGTTGAAGGGACCCGACGGCCTGGACGAAGGCTGCCAAGAAATCGCGCTGGGCGATCCGGCGCAGGTCGATTTCAGCCGCCTGAAGGTGCTTGTGGTCAAGGGGAACGGTGTCGTACGGGTCGCCGCGGATATGTTGGAGGCGCAGGCCCGCGCGGCCGAGGCACTGGCCAAACGCGGCGCCACGGTTTCGGAGGGCACGTTTACGGCGTTCAAGAAGTCGCGAGATATCTGGACGGCGCTGCTGAACGAATCGGGCAGTGAGCCGTTCAAGGAGACGATCGGGCGCGACGGCCCCATTTCCGCCGGCCGCGAGTTTTTCAAGTGGGTGGTGCGGGCGTCGAATCACACCTTGCCGGCGATTGTGCTGGCGGCGTTGGAAAATCTCCCGGCGATGATGCCCGCACGCTACCGGCGATTTGCCGAGATGGGCCGCGAACTGAAACAGGAAATGAATCAGCGGCTGGGCGAAGACGGGTTGCTGCTGTATCCCTCGTATCCGACGGCGGCGCCGCGCCACCACAAGCCGATCTTTCCGCCCTTCAATTGGGTGTACACGGCGATCCTCAATGTGCTGGAAATCCCGGTCACGCAGACGCCGCTGGGTTTGAATGCAGCCGGATTACCGCTCGGCGTCCAGGTGGGCGCGGCCCACGGCAACGACCACCTGACGGTCGCGGCGGCCTTGGCGCTGCAGGAAGATTTGGGTGGTTGGGTGCCGCCCCGGCAATGGTAG
- the tsf gene encoding translation elongation factor Ts: protein MAISAAMVKELRGKTGVGMMDCKKALQENDGDMEKAIEWLRKKGLSKAAKRADRATSHGVFGIFVSESGGKIAVVELNCETDFVAKNEDFGKLADQFAAHVAATGTTDAEALKNEKFTADPNVTVGDVLAENLAKIGESIKIGQIIVWETQSDDAKLGIYVHTGASAVGLTELTGTSDKDVAELGKHLGMQIVAARPTYLTPDDVPEEIVAKEIEIYREEARQSGKPENILDKIAQGKLNKFYQDICLIKQTYVKDPQGKQSVEKLLAAEGVGIARFTRLAIG, encoded by the coding sequence ATGGCTATTTCAGCGGCAATGGTAAAAGAACTCCGGGGAAAAACCGGTGTTGGCATGATGGATTGCAAAAAAGCGCTGCAGGAAAACGACGGCGACATGGAGAAGGCGATCGAGTGGCTGCGTAAAAAAGGTCTGTCCAAGGCGGCCAAACGCGCCGACCGCGCCACGAGTCACGGAGTGTTCGGCATCTTCGTGTCGGAATCCGGCGGTAAAATCGCTGTCGTCGAACTGAACTGCGAAACCGATTTCGTGGCCAAAAACGAAGACTTCGGCAAACTCGCCGACCAGTTCGCCGCCCACGTGGCCGCCACGGGCACCACCGACGCCGAGGCGTTGAAAAACGAGAAGTTCACCGCCGACCCTAATGTCACCGTCGGCGACGTGTTGGCTGAAAACCTGGCGAAAATCGGCGAAAGTATCAAAATCGGCCAGATCATCGTCTGGGAAACTCAAAGCGACGATGCCAAGCTCGGCATCTACGTTCACACCGGCGCCAGCGCTGTGGGCCTGACCGAGCTGACCGGCACGAGCGACAAAGACGTCGCCGAATTGGGCAAGCACCTGGGTATGCAGATCGTCGCGGCCCGGCCGACCTATCTGACGCCCGATGACGTACCCGAAGAAATCGTCGCCAAGGAAATTGAAATTTACCGGGAAGAAGCGCGCCAATCGGGCAAGCCCGAGAATATTCTGGACAAGATCGCGCAAGGCAAGCTCAACAAGTTCTATCAGGACATTTGCTTGATCAAGCAAACGTACGTGAAAGACCCGCAGGGCAAACAATCGGTTGAAAAGCTTCTGGCGGCCGAGGGCGTGGGCATCGCCCGTTTCACGCGGCTGGCAATCGGCTAA
- a CDS encoding PAS domain S-box protein, with the protein MTTDNNPATEIARLRQRVAELESQIAAQATAPWSELIGRQLLVSVFEHFPWPVQLYSADGHHIMSNKATEAFFGRLPPQDYNFFEDEAINALGITNVIRDLIARRESFVDLGEYPYNIAEANPHLEGAPDHDLWLRTMLFVDYDAAGQTRHFVVIHLDVSESVRQETGRRRVENKLLRQEELTRNFIERNPYSIVVHDRKGRFLFANAKFYDLFFNGRRPEPPANWTMFDDPTLQDPALASQLKKIFGGEIAHMETEISFNPAKLTDLQELAVDVPDETRFLHVTIFGVSSREGSVTTVVAMHEDITDRKKIEKRIASKHKFLDAIIELNPYGIAVMDRDGHIQSVNEAFVKLFGFSPGPDFDWRLFEDPIAEKVGLAPKLLALREGKTVRISDGFFYNPRLVYPGESQEIPDVPLWLRVVAFPIMDEAGELANIVVMYEDITEQQNLAAQQESMRAQIQEMQKLEALSTMASGIAHDFNTVLSVIKGFAEVSEELAESPRLLRCQQQILAATKRAGDLVDKMMIFSRRVVSERRPLPLQKTVAEAMELLTGYFPATIRVKRDMQLEDGFVIADTTEIHQVLFNLCINAYEAMADTGGRLTVSLRPCDLSDPLPAELPDGRYCRLSVRDTGAGMDEETKQRVFEPFFSTKAIGQGCGMGLAVVHGIVQACGGHVVVGSELGKGTSFHVYLPLIEACEIVEADHGEEAPRGTGHILLVDDEPSVVESMSMNLERLGYSVTSCLKGNEAARRLEAEPEAFDLLITDQVMSDLSGIELSRIVHRHSPQLPILIVSAFEKPEVLAAIEASPNVGFLHKPFATVTIAKTIRDILTAAKENLNAGHPHH; encoded by the coding sequence ATGACAACTGATAACAACCCAGCAACCGAGATTGCCCGCTTACGACAGCGCGTCGCCGAATTGGAATCGCAAATTGCAGCGCAGGCAACCGCCCCATGGTCCGAGCTAATCGGCCGGCAATTACTTGTTTCCGTTTTCGAACATTTCCCGTGGCCCGTCCAACTGTATTCGGCCGACGGGCATCACATCATGTCCAACAAGGCAACAGAGGCTTTTTTCGGCCGACTCCCACCGCAGGATTACAACTTCTTCGAAGATGAAGCGATCAACGCGTTGGGTATCACCAACGTGATACGCGATTTGATTGCTCGTCGGGAATCTTTTGTCGACCTCGGGGAGTATCCGTACAATATCGCCGAGGCCAATCCGCATCTTGAAGGGGCACCCGACCATGATCTGTGGTTGCGAACCATGCTGTTCGTCGACTATGACGCCGCCGGCCAAACGCGACATTTCGTGGTCATCCATCTTGATGTGTCCGAGAGCGTCAGGCAGGAAACGGGACGACGGCGCGTCGAAAACAAACTCCTTAGACAAGAGGAACTGACGCGTAATTTCATCGAACGAAACCCCTACTCCATTGTGGTCCACGACAGAAAAGGGCGGTTTCTGTTCGCCAACGCGAAGTTCTATGACTTGTTTTTCAACGGTCGTCGGCCGGAGCCGCCGGCGAATTGGACGATGTTCGACGACCCAACGCTTCAGGACCCGGCGTTGGCGTCGCAATTGAAAAAAATCTTCGGCGGTGAAATCGCGCACATGGAAACCGAGATAAGTTTCAACCCGGCCAAACTCACCGATCTGCAGGAATTGGCCGTGGATGTGCCGGACGAAACCCGCTTCTTGCACGTTACGATATTCGGAGTGAGCAGCCGAGAAGGTTCGGTGACGACGGTCGTCGCGATGCATGAAGACATTACCGACCGCAAGAAAATTGAAAAGCGGATTGCTAGCAAGCACAAGTTTCTCGACGCTATCATTGAACTCAATCCTTACGGCATCGCCGTGATGGATCGCGACGGTCATATTCAAAGCGTCAATGAGGCGTTCGTAAAGTTGTTCGGATTCTCCCCGGGCCCCGATTTCGACTGGAGGCTTTTCGAAGATCCGATCGCGGAGAAAGTCGGCTTAGCGCCGAAATTGCTCGCGTTGCGCGAAGGGAAGACCGTACGCATCAGCGACGGCTTTTTTTATAACCCGCGTCTAGTTTATCCCGGCGAATCGCAAGAAATTCCCGACGTGCCGCTGTGGTTGCGCGTCGTGGCGTTTCCGATCATGGACGAAGCCGGCGAGTTGGCCAACATCGTGGTGATGTATGAGGACATCACGGAGCAGCAGAATTTGGCCGCACAACAAGAGTCAATGCGCGCCCAAATTCAGGAAATGCAGAAGCTCGAGGCGCTGAGCACGATGGCCAGCGGGATCGCGCATGATTTCAACACCGTGCTCTCGGTGATCAAGGGCTTTGCCGAAGTTTCAGAGGAACTCGCGGAAAGCCCGCGGTTGCTTCGTTGCCAACAGCAGATCCTTGCCGCCACCAAACGCGCCGGCGACTTGGTCGATAAAATGATGATCTTCAGCCGCCGTGTCGTATCCGAGCGACGCCCCCTGCCGCTGCAAAAAACCGTCGCAGAAGCCATGGAATTGCTTACCGGTTATTTCCCGGCAACGATTCGCGTCAAACGGGACATGCAACTGGAAGACGGCTTCGTGATCGCCGATACCACCGAAATCCACCAGGTGCTGTTCAACTTGTGCATCAACGCCTACGAAGCCATGGCCGACACCGGCGGCCGTTTGACCGTCTCGCTGCGGCCGTGCGACCTGTCCGATCCGCTCCCGGCCGAGTTGCCGGACGGCAGATACTGCCGCCTGTCGGTACGCGACACGGGCGCCGGAATGGACGAAGAAACGAAACAGCGGGTCTTCGAACCCTTTTTCTCAACCAAAGCCATCGGTCAAGGATGCGGCATGGGATTGGCGGTCGTGCACGGCATCGTGCAGGCATGTGGCGGGCACGTTGTCGTGGGAAGTGAACTCGGAAAGGGAACCTCGTTTCACGTCTACCTCCCGCTGATCGAAGCGTGTGAAATCGTCGAAGCGGACCACGGAGAAGAGGCGCCGCGCGGAACCGGACACATTCTGCTGGTCGACGACGAGCCTTCGGTTGTCGAGTCCATGTCCATGAACCTGGAACGGCTCGGGTATTCGGTGACGTCCTGTCTCAAAGGAAATGAAGCGGCGCGACGTCTGGAAGCCGAACCGGAAGCTTTTGACTTGCTTATCACCGACCAGGTGATGTCGGATCTTTCCGGCATCGAGCTAAGCCGCATCGTGCACCGGCACAGTCCGCAGTTGCCGATTCTCATTGTCAGCGCCTTCGAAAAACCGGAGGTTCTGGCAGCCATTGAAGCATCGCCGAATGTGGGTTTTCTACACAAACCGTTTGCCACTGTGACGATCGCGAAAACGATCCGAGATATTTTAACTGCCGCAAAGGAGAATTTGAATGCCGGCCATCCTCATCATTGA
- a CDS encoding 4Fe-4S binding protein, translating into MITKVKVLKFDETAWKKPVVCDLARNFDITFSILKARVLPRQEGLLILETQGANGEFVRAVDFLRNIQGVSVFDLEKEILYDNEVCIQCGACTGFCPSGALHIANRLTMEVAFRSEDCIGCELCLTACPSRALTLAEDIAV; encoded by the coding sequence ATGATCACGAAAGTCAAAGTCCTTAAGTTCGACGAAACCGCGTGGAAGAAGCCCGTCGTCTGCGATTTGGCGCGCAACTTCGACATCACCTTTTCGATCCTGAAAGCACGCGTGCTGCCGCGACAGGAAGGCCTGCTGATTCTCGAAACCCAAGGCGCAAACGGCGAATTCGTGCGGGCCGTCGATTTCCTGCGAAACATTCAGGGCGTGAGTGTTTTCGACCTCGAAAAGGAAATTCTCTACGACAACGAGGTCTGCATTCAATGCGGTGCCTGCACCGGCTTTTGTCCGTCCGGCGCGTTGCACATCGCCAACCGACTCACGATGGAAGTGGCGTTTCGTTCCGAAGACTGCATCGGCTGCGAGCTGTGCCTGACCGCCTGCCCGTCGCGGGCCCTGACGCTGGCGGAAGACATCGCCGTGTAG
- a CDS encoding UPF0280 family protein, translating into MTRYENRLYRNFAPTRTTAFRVTIGQSDLFVRADRDLQTEVRDTLLTVRYQIERYIQTNAAFAISLESLADDPLAPPVCRKMLSAGRAAGVGPLAAVAGAVAEEVAEKVGHLTREIIIENGGDLYLKLTEDLVVGVHTGKDSPFSDKIGLKISAASTPCSLCTSSGQFGHSFSFGEADAVTVLASSACLADAAATAVANLVQSPADIDAALARAREIEGVMGAAVFAGDKMGLWGDLELVNLTDS; encoded by the coding sequence ATGACCCGTTATGAGAACCGTCTCTATCGGAATTTTGCGCCAACACGGACCACCGCGTTTCGCGTGACGATCGGTCAAAGCGACCTGTTCGTGCGAGCCGATCGTGATCTGCAAACCGAAGTTCGTGACACCCTGTTGACGGTGCGATACCAGATCGAACGCTACATTCAAACCAACGCTGCATTCGCCATTTCCCTCGAGTCCCTGGCCGACGACCCCCTGGCTCCGCCCGTGTGCCGCAAAATGCTGAGCGCCGGGCGCGCCGCCGGTGTCGGTCCGCTGGCTGCGGTCGCCGGGGCTGTCGCCGAAGAAGTCGCCGAAAAGGTCGGTCACCTGACCAGGGAAATCATCATCGAAAACGGCGGCGACCTCTATTTGAAACTCACCGAGGACCTCGTGGTCGGCGTACATACCGGCAAGGACTCTCCCTTCTCTGACAAGATTGGGTTGAAGATCTCTGCCGCCAGTACGCCCTGCTCGCTGTGTACGAGCTCGGGACAATTCGGGCATTCGTTCAGCTTCGGTGAAGCCGACGCCGTGACCGTACTTGCATCAAGCGCCTGCTTGGCCGACGCCGCGGCAACCGCCGTGGCCAACCTCGTGCAATCGCCGGCGGATATCGACGCGGCATTGGCGCGGGCGCGGGAAATCGAGGGAGTGATGGGCGCGGCTGTATTTGCCGGCGACAAAATGGGTTTGTGGGGCGATTTGGAGTTAGTGAATCTGACCGATTCTTAA
- the asnB gene encoding asparagine synthase (glutamine-hydrolyzing), translating to MCGIAGALSLGAPINEDDRQSVRAMADMLRHRGPDDTGYFQDRRVMLGNSRLKIIDLSDKANLPMSNEDGTVWLAYNGEVTNFRELRTNFALDERHRFKSNSDTEVLVHLYEELGISFLDHLTGMFAFCLYDQARGKAYLARDFYGIRPLFTMRQGDRLYFASEIKSFFELPGFSPELDHEAIHHYFSLAYIPETLTPFKQVYEPQGGRLIEVDLAAGTHEERSYHEIRYEPDSEVANGDLPAALRDEMREAVRRNLISDAPLGLTLSGGVDTTSILALTRDLEPDREIHTFSIVMDEPSFNERRYQQIAVDRYHPIHHEIVVDGQAVAANLLARNAVLDEPSGDGAATPSYLLAQEATKYVSVLLSGEGGDEVFNAYETHLAYKIRKAYRSLSPAALRRGINAIVQRMPVSHRKLSLDFVAKRFCRGAEMGVPEAHMFWRHVLTEDQKAKLLRGPADYASTSRLFRRLFDRVDFADDLDRISLIDIRFFFIGDLMVKNDRTIMAHSIEARFPFMDRFLHEFVAKVPAKQRIKGWRRRYLEKEAMRPLLPPEIYKRPNMGLEMPHSTWFFGPFRPLAEKYFSKRHLDRSGVFDPAVVAAMWQAHLDRKMDNGRPLWCLLNWLIWFDLFCYDGDFRDHLPR from the coding sequence ATGTGCGGGATCGCCGGCGCATTGTCGCTGGGTGCACCAATCAACGAAGATGATCGCCAGAGCGTAAGGGCGATGGCCGACATGCTGCGGCACCGCGGCCCGGACGATACCGGCTACTTTCAAGACCGGCGCGTGATGCTCGGTAATAGTCGGCTGAAAATCATCGATCTGTCCGACAAGGCGAACCTGCCGATGTCCAACGAGGACGGCACGGTATGGCTGGCGTACAACGGTGAGGTGACCAACTTCCGCGAACTGCGCACGAACTTCGCGCTGGATGAACGCCACCGCTTCAAATCGAATTCCGACACCGAGGTGTTGGTTCACCTGTATGAAGAATTGGGCATTTCCTTTCTGGACCATCTCACCGGGATGTTCGCGTTTTGCCTGTACGACCAGGCGCGCGGCAAGGCGTATCTAGCGCGGGATTTCTACGGTATCCGTCCGCTGTTTACCATGCGGCAGGGCGATCGTCTTTATTTCGCCTCGGAGATAAAATCGTTTTTCGAGTTGCCGGGTTTCTCGCCGGAACTCGATCACGAGGCCATCCATCATTATTTTTCGCTCGCGTACATTCCCGAAACACTCACACCGTTCAAGCAGGTGTATGAACCGCAGGGCGGCCGACTGATCGAAGTGGATTTGGCCGCCGGGACGCACGAAGAGCGCTCCTATCACGAGATTCGTTACGAGCCGGATTCGGAAGTGGCAAACGGAGATCTGCCGGCTGCCCTGCGCGATGAAATGCGCGAGGCGGTGCGTCGCAACTTGATTTCCGACGCGCCGCTGGGACTGACATTGTCGGGCGGTGTGGACACGACTTCGATTCTCGCCCTCACGCGCGATTTGGAACCCGATCGGGAGATTCACACATTCTCGATCGTGATGGACGAGCCGAGTTTCAACGAGCGGCGATACCAGCAAATCGCGGTAGACCGTTACCATCCAATACATCACGAAATCGTCGTGGACGGGCAGGCGGTCGCCGCGAACCTGCTGGCGCGTAACGCGGTGTTGGACGAACCCTCCGGCGACGGGGCGGCGACGCCGTCCTATCTGCTTGCGCAGGAAGCGACGAAGTACGTGTCGGTGTTGCTCTCGGGCGAGGGCGGAGACGAGGTTTTCAACGCCTACGAAACCCATTTGGCGTACAAGATACGCAAGGCGTATCGCTCGTTATCCCCGGCGGCGTTACGCAGGGGGATTAATGCCATCGTGCAGCGGATGCCTGTGTCGCACCGCAAGTTAAGCCTGGATTTCGTCGCCAAGCGCTTTTGCCGCGGCGCGGAGATGGGCGTGCCCGAAGCGCACATGTTTTGGCGGCACGTGTTGACCGAGGATCAAAAGGCGAAGTTGCTGCGTGGGCCCGCCGACTATGCTTCAACCTCGCGGCTCTTTCGCCGTCTGTTCGATCGCGTCGATTTCGCGGACGATCTGGACCGAATCAGCCTGATTGATATTCGCTTCTTTTTCATCGGCGACCTGATGGTCAAGAACGACCGCACAATTATGGCGCATTCGATCGAGGCGCGCTTTCCGTTCATGGACCGCTTTCTACACGAGTTTGTGGCCAAGGTGCCGGCCAAGCAGCGCATCAAGGGATGGCGTCGCCGGTACCTGGAAAAGGAGGCGATGCGGCCGCTGTTACCGCCGGAGATCTACAAGCGCCCGAACATGGGTTTGGAGATGCCGCACTCGACGTGGTTTTTTGGGCCGTTTCGACCGCTGGCCGAAAAATATTTCAGCAAGCGTCACTTGGATCGGTCCGGCGTGTTCGATCCCGCGGTTGTGGCGGCGATGTGGCAAGCGCACCTTGATCGAAAAATGGACAACGGTCGTCCGTTGTGGTGCCTGCTCAATTGGCTGATCTGGTTCGACCTGTTTTGCTACGACGGCGATTTTCGCGATCACCTACCGCGCTAG
- a CDS encoding DUF2807 domain-containing protein codes for MRRAAWYGWVIACVLLATSCFAGVAAASCESDADCPGGICLDGMCQSAGPGITLQSSFGYSFHVTSLPAAGNTAEAILAEIGRTAGLTNMPEIHPANVPSALAAFHNGRRIILYNPDFLAQLNQAAGTNWCVYYVFAHELGHHLEGHTVEMQRQDAWRCEYQADAFAARTLKRMGARLDEIVNCVRATPAPPSPTHPSSSDREQNMRAAYNNAPGGPSPTPVRRPVAQPVATPVYQPTPPPVTVPTPPQGDMQGQVVIVQRQQQSMSRPEPADGDAGHSGAADVAVCGGSFTKVLIRGTMNVTIVEGKAPGCSVESGDASLIEFTRSGDTLVIDEKSGSGTAARVSVTTSRLRSVTNSGTGYTHVRKTGGAITFVLKGTGNVVASGSASELSVSASGTGGFDGGNLEAADARVDVSGISNTTVFVTGTLNVAISGMGRVGYRGNPSNVIQKISGMGSVEKLD; via the coding sequence GTGAGACGAGCGGCTTGGTACGGTTGGGTGATCGCCTGTGTCCTTTTAGCAACATCCTGCTTCGCGGGCGTGGCGGCGGCGTCTTGTGAAAGCGACGCGGATTGCCCCGGCGGCATCTGCCTGGACGGCATGTGCCAATCGGCCGGGCCGGGAATCACGCTGCAGTCTTCCTTTGGTTACTCCTTTCACGTGACATCGTTACCGGCGGCGGGCAACACCGCCGAAGCGATTCTGGCGGAAATTGGGCGGACGGCCGGGTTGACGAACATGCCGGAGATTCACCCGGCGAATGTGCCCAGCGCCCTGGCGGCGTTTCACAATGGGCGGCGCATCATTCTCTACAATCCGGATTTCCTGGCCCAATTGAATCAAGCGGCGGGCACGAACTGGTGTGTGTATTACGTTTTCGCGCACGAACTGGGTCACCACCTGGAGGGCCACACGGTCGAAATGCAACGCCAGGACGCGTGGCGTTGCGAGTACCAAGCCGATGCCTTCGCCGCGCGAACACTCAAGCGAATGGGTGCGCGCCTCGACGAAATCGTCAACTGCGTTCGCGCCACGCCGGCACCGCCGAGCCCGACGCATCCGAGCAGTTCCGACCGCGAGCAAAACATGCGCGCGGCGTACAACAACGCGCCCGGCGGGCCGTCTCCAACACCGGTGCGCCGACCGGTCGCGCAGCCGGTGGCCACGCCCGTATACCAACCGACGCCGCCACCGGTAACCGTTCCGACCCCGCCGCAAGGCGACATGCAGGGGCAAGTCGTGATCGTCCAGCGGCAGCAGCAAAGCATGTCACGGCCGGAGCCGGCGGATGGCGACGCCGGTCACAGCGGCGCGGCGGACGTGGCGGTGTGCGGCGGTAGTTTCACGAAGGTGTTGATTCGCGGCACGATGAACGTGACGATCGTGGAGGGCAAAGCGCCAGGTTGCAGTGTTGAAAGCGGCGACGCCAGCCTCATCGAGTTTACGCGAAGCGGGGATACGCTGGTCATTGACGAGAAATCGGGGTCGGGTACCGCGGCGCGTGTTTCGGTAACGACGTCACGGTTGCGATCGGTAACCAATTCGGGCACCGGTTATACACATGTGCGGAAAACGGGCGGCGCGATTACGTTTGTCCTCAAGGGTACGGGAAATGTCGTGGCGTCGGGAAGTGCGTCAGAGCTTTCGGTAAGCGCGAGCGGCACCGGCGGATTTGACGGCGGGAACCTTGAAGCGGCCGACGCGCGCGTGGACGTAAGCGGTATCAGCAACACCACCGTTTTTGTGACCGGAACTCTCAACGTTGCGATTAGCGGAATGGGGCGGGTTGGCTATCGAGGCAATCCGTCGAACGTGATTCAGAAAATCAGCGGTATGGGCAGCGTCGAAAAACTCGACTAG
- a CDS encoding radical SAM protein, whose amino-acid sequence MQRRNTEHIRMPGSRRRLTVPGLDRIFDWMTRGYNAASRAMGDRGLLPPYRLECELTYRCNCRCEHCYQSRDSESVASYPRETMTVDDWLRIALETPPWTLITLTGGEPMLMEGFSTLLDRLGRVRPIILLSNATLLNAEIRRLLIERRVLLLGTALYGPEAYHDAFTGHPGAFAKTLANLEALQREKRAAGRGPLLDFKVAVDEGNVEHVPELVDMAHKLDAEIMTFSLVYRNDAMLNPQLRDSIDDAAFERHYPFGPEEANARERFAETFSKLVQEGRKGRTRFRFYPPFRGERDVRLFFETPERLDRRLRPCFNPWGNLVISPLGEAYPCLSLRLGNVSDTSLRELWRGSAFHAFRRRIRERGTLPACWGCCYVSPDFAERR is encoded by the coding sequence GTGCAACGAAGAAATACCGAACACATTCGCATGCCGGGTAGCAGGCGGCGTCTCACGGTACCCGGACTCGATCGTATCTTCGATTGGATGACCCGCGGGTATAACGCCGCCTCGCGGGCGATGGGCGACCGCGGCCTGTTGCCGCCTTATCGGCTGGAATGCGAACTCACCTATCGCTGCAATTGCCGCTGCGAGCACTGCTATCAGTCGCGCGACAGCGAAAGCGTCGCATCGTACCCGCGGGAGACGATGACCGTCGATGATTGGTTGCGCATCGCGCTGGAGACGCCACCGTGGACGCTGATTACGCTGACCGGCGGCGAGCCGATGTTGATGGAGGGTTTCTCCACGCTGCTTGATCGCCTGGGACGTGTGCGGCCGATCATTCTATTAAGCAACGCCACGTTGTTGAATGCCGAGATTCGCCGGTTGCTGATCGAGCGGCGCGTGCTGCTGCTGGGCACGGCGCTGTACGGGCCGGAGGCGTATCACGACGCGTTTACCGGACATCCCGGCGCGTTCGCCAAGACGCTGGCGAACCTGGAGGCGCTGCAAAGAGAGAAGCGAGCGGCGGGTCGCGGGCCGTTGTTGGATTTCAAGGTTGCGGTAGACGAAGGCAATGTCGAGCACGTACCGGAGTTGGTCGACATGGCCCACAAGTTGGACGCGGAGATCATGACCTTCTCGCTCGTCTATCGAAACGATGCGATGCTCAATCCGCAATTGCGCGATTCCATCGACGACGCGGCGTTCGAGCGACATTATCCGTTCGGCCCCGAGGAAGCTAACGCGCGAGAACGCTTCGCGGAAACGTTTTCGAAGTTGGTGCAAGAGGGCCGCAAGGGGCGGACGCGCTTTCGTTTTTATCCGCCTTTTCGCGGCGAGCGCGACGTACGGCTTTTCTTCGAAACGCCCGAGCGCTTGGATCGCCGTCTGCGTCCTTGTTTCAACCCGTGGGGCAACCTCGTGATTTCGCCGCTGGGCGAGGCGTATCCCTGCCTCAGCCTGCGGCTGGGCAACGTGAGCGATACATCACTACGCGAACTATGGCGGGGCTCGGCCTTTCACGCCTTTCGCCGGCGCATTCGGGAGCGCGGCACACTGCCCGCCTGTTGGGGTTGCTGCTACGTGTCGCCGGATTTTGCGGAGCGGCGATGA